A part of Cervus elaphus chromosome 11, mCerEla1.1, whole genome shotgun sequence genomic DNA contains:
- the RALGDS gene encoding ral guanine nucleotide dissociation stimulator isoform X1, whose product MVQRMWAEAAGPAGGAESLFPGSRRSRSVWDAVRLEVGGPDSCPVVLHSFTQLDPDLPRLESSTQEIGEELVNGVIYSISLRKVQVHHGANKGQRWLGCENESALNLYETCKVRTVKAGTLEKLVEHLVPAFQGSDLSYVTIFLCTYRAFTTTQQVLDLLFKSRYGRCDALTASSRYGCILPYSSEDGGPQDQLRNAISSILGTWLDQYSEDFCQPPDFPCLRQLVAYVQLNMPGSDLERRAHLLLAQLEHADLGEAEPEALSPAPVPALKPAAEPEPALGPDLEPAPARAPEPAPTPAPTPPPELEPALSQALELEPAAAPEPPWPLPVAAENGLGEGKPHLLAFPPDLVAEQFTLMDAELFKKVVPYHCLGSIWSQRDKKGKEHLAPTVRATVTQFNSVANCVITTCLGDRSVSARHRARVVEHWIEVARECRVLKNFSSLHAILSALQSNSIHRLKKTWEEVSRDSLRVFQKLSEIFSDENNYSLSRELLIKEGTSKFATLEMNPKRAQRRPKEAGVIQGTVPYLGTFLTDLVMLDTAMKDYLYGRLINFEKRRKEFEVIAQIKLLQSACNNYSITPEEHFGAWFRAMERLSEAESYTLSCELEPPSESASNTLKVKKNTAIVKRWSDRQAPSAELSTSGSCHSKSCDQLRCGPYLSSGDIADALSVHSAGSSSSDVEEINMSFVPESPDGQEKKFWESASQSSPETSGISSASSSTSSSSASTTPVASTRTHKRSVSGVCSYGSSLPLYNQQVGDSCIIRVSLDVDNGNMYKSILVTSQDKAPAVIRKAMDKHNLDEDEPEDYELVQVISDDRKLKIPDNANVFYAMNSTANYDFVLKKRTFTKGTKVRHGASSTLPRMKQKGLKIAKGIFP is encoded by the exons ATGGTGCAGCGCATGTGGGCCGAGGCGGCCGGGCCTGCGGGCGGCGCCGAGTCGCTGTTTCCGGGCTCCCGGCGGAGCCGCAGCGTGTGGGACGCCGTGCGCCTGGAGGTGGGCGGCCCCGACAGCTGCCCGGTGGTGCTTCACAGCTTCACGCAGCTCGACCCCGACCTGCCGCGCCTGGAG AGCTCCACACAGGAGATCGGCGAGGAGCTGGTCAACGGGGTCATCTACTCCATTTCCCTGCGGAAGGTCCAAGTGCACCACGGCGCCAACAAGGGCCAGCGCTGGCTCGGG TGTGAAAACGAGTCGGCCCTGAACCTGTACGAGACCTGCAAGGTGCGGACCGTGAAGGCGGGCACGCTGGAGAAGCTGGTGGAGCACCTGGTGCCCGCCTTCCAGGGCAGCGACCTCTCCTACGTCACCATCTTCTTGTGCACCTACCGAGCGTTCACCACCACCCAGCAGGTCCTGGACCTGCTGTTCAAGAG CAGGTACGGTAGATGTGACGCCCTCACGGCCTCCTCTAGATACGGGTGCATCCTTCCCTACTCCAGTGAGGACGGCGGACCCCAGGACCAACTCAGAAA TGCCATCTCCTCCATCCTGGGCACCTGGCTGGACCAGTACTCGGAGGACTTCTGTCAGCCCCCCGACTTTCCCTGCCTCAGGCAGCTGGTGGCCTACGTGCAGCTCAACATGCCCGGCTCCGACCTGGAGCGCCGGGCCCACCTCCTCTTGGCCCAGCTGGAGCATGCGGACCTCGGCGAGGCAGAGCCAGAGG CTCTGTCCCCAGCTCCAGTTCCAGCTCTGAAACCAGCTGCTGAGCCAGAGCCCGCCCTAGGCCCAGACCTCGAGCCAGCCCCGGCACGGGCCCCGGAGCCAGCCCCGACGCCAGCTCCGACGCCGCCTCCAGAGCTCGAGCCGGCTCTCTCGCAAGCTCTAGAGCTCGAGCCAGCTGCAGCCCCAGAGCCCCCCTGGCCTTTGCCCGTGGCCGCAGAGaacgggctgggggaggggaaaccCCACCTCCTGGCGTTCCCTCCTGACCTGGTGGCGGAGCAGTTCACGCTGATGGACGCG gAGCTGTTCAAGAAGGTGGTCCCCTACCACTGCCTGGGCTCCATCTGGTCCCAGCGGGACAAGAAGGGCAAGGAGCACCTGGCCCCCACCGTCCGTGCCACCGTCACCCAGTTCAACAGCGTGGCCAACTGTGTCATCACCACCTGCCTCGGGGACCGGAGCGTGTCGGCGCGCCACCGGGCCAGGGTGGTGGAGCACTGGATCGAGGTGGCCAGG GAGTGCCGGGTCCTCAAGAACTTCTCCTCCCTCCACGCCATCCTCTCTGCCCTGCAGAGCAACTCCATCCACCGGCTGAAGAAGACGTGGGAGGAGGTCTCCAG ggacaGCCTCCGCGTCTTTCAGAAGCTGTCGGAGATTTTCTCAGACGAGAACAACTACTCCCTAAGCAGAGAGCTGCTCATCAAG GAGGGGACCTCCAAATTTGCCACCCTGGAGATGAATCCCAAGCGAGCCCAGAGGCGCCCGAAAGAGGCG GGTGTCATCCAGGGCACCGTTCCCTACTTGGGCACGTTCCTCACGGACCTAGTGATGCTGGACACTGCCATGAAGGACTATCTGTAT GGGAGACTGATCAACTTcgagaagaggaggaag GAATTCGAAGTGATCGCCCAGATCAAGCTGCTCCAGTCGGCCTGCAACAATTACAGCATCACACCCGAAGAGCACTTCGGGGCCTGGTTCCGGGCCATGGAGCGGCTCAGCGAGGCGGAGAG CTACACATTGTCATGCGAGCTGGAGCCCCCCTCCGAGTCGGCCAGCAACACCCTCAAGGTCAAGAAGAACACGGCCATCGTCAAGCGCTGGAGCGA CCGCCAGGCCCCCAGCGCGGAGCTCAGTACCAGCGGCAGCTGCCACTCCAAGTCCTGTGATCAACTCAGGTGCGGCCCCTACCTCAGCAGCGGGGACATTGCTGACGCACTCAGCGTCCACTCGGCTGGCTCCTCCAGCTCCGACGTGGAGGAGATCAACATGAGCTTCGTCCCAGAGTCCCCCGACGgccaggagaagaag TTCTGGGAGTCGGCCTCCCAGTCGTCCCCGGAGACCTCCGGCATCAGCTCGGCCTCCAGCAGCACGTCCTCCTCCTCAGCCTCCACCACGCCCGTGGCCAGCACGCGTACCCACAAGCGCTCCGTGTCCGGGGTCTGCAGCTACGGCTCCTCACTGCCCCTCTACAACCAGCAGGTGGGCGACTCCTGCATCATCCGGGTGAGCCTGGACGTGGACAACGGCAACATGTACAAGAGCATCCTG GTGACCAGCCAAGACAAGGCTCCGGCTGTAATCCGCAAGGCCATGGACAAACACAACCTGGATGAGGACGAACCCGAGGACTATGAGCTGGTGCAGGTTATTTCAGATGATCGGA AGCTGAAGATCCCTGACAACGCCAACGTGTTCTACGCCATGAACTCTACCGCCAACTATGACTTTGTCCTAAAGAAACGGACCTTCACCAAGGGGACAAAGGTCAGGCATGGAGCCAGCTCGACCCTCCCCCGCATGAAGCAGAAGGGACTCAAGATTGCCAAGGGCATCTTCCCTTAG
- the RALGDS gene encoding ral guanine nucleotide dissociation stimulator isoform X2, with protein MVQRMWAEAAGPAGGAESLFPGSRRSRSVWDAVRLEVGGPDSCPVVLHSFTQLDPDLPRLESSTQEIGEELVNGVIYSISLRKVQVHHGANKGQRWLGCENESALNLYETCKVRTVKAGTLEKLVEHLVPAFQGSDLSYVTIFLCTYRAFTTTQQVLDLLFKRYGRCDALTASSRYGCILPYSSEDGGPQDQLRNAISSILGTWLDQYSEDFCQPPDFPCLRQLVAYVQLNMPGSDLERRAHLLLAQLEHADLGEAEPEALSPAPVPALKPAAEPEPALGPDLEPAPARAPEPAPTPAPTPPPELEPALSQALELEPAAAPEPPWPLPVAAENGLGEGKPHLLAFPPDLVAEQFTLMDAELFKKVVPYHCLGSIWSQRDKKGKEHLAPTVRATVTQFNSVANCVITTCLGDRSVSARHRARVVEHWIEVARECRVLKNFSSLHAILSALQSNSIHRLKKTWEEVSRDSLRVFQKLSEIFSDENNYSLSRELLIKEGTSKFATLEMNPKRAQRRPKEAGVIQGTVPYLGTFLTDLVMLDTAMKDYLYGRLINFEKRRKEFEVIAQIKLLQSACNNYSITPEEHFGAWFRAMERLSEAESYTLSCELEPPSESASNTLKVKKNTAIVKRWSDRQAPSAELSTSGSCHSKSCDQLRCGPYLSSGDIADALSVHSAGSSSSDVEEINMSFVPESPDGQEKKFWESASQSSPETSGISSASSSTSSSSASTTPVASTRTHKRSVSGVCSYGSSLPLYNQQVGDSCIIRVSLDVDNGNMYKSILVTSQDKAPAVIRKAMDKHNLDEDEPEDYELVQVISDDRKLKIPDNANVFYAMNSTANYDFVLKKRTFTKGTKVRHGASSTLPRMKQKGLKIAKGIFP; from the exons ATGGTGCAGCGCATGTGGGCCGAGGCGGCCGGGCCTGCGGGCGGCGCCGAGTCGCTGTTTCCGGGCTCCCGGCGGAGCCGCAGCGTGTGGGACGCCGTGCGCCTGGAGGTGGGCGGCCCCGACAGCTGCCCGGTGGTGCTTCACAGCTTCACGCAGCTCGACCCCGACCTGCCGCGCCTGGAG AGCTCCACACAGGAGATCGGCGAGGAGCTGGTCAACGGGGTCATCTACTCCATTTCCCTGCGGAAGGTCCAAGTGCACCACGGCGCCAACAAGGGCCAGCGCTGGCTCGGG TGTGAAAACGAGTCGGCCCTGAACCTGTACGAGACCTGCAAGGTGCGGACCGTGAAGGCGGGCACGCTGGAGAAGCTGGTGGAGCACCTGGTGCCCGCCTTCCAGGGCAGCGACCTCTCCTACGTCACCATCTTCTTGTGCACCTACCGAGCGTTCACCACCACCCAGCAGGTCCTGGACCTGCTGTTCAAGAG GTACGGTAGATGTGACGCCCTCACGGCCTCCTCTAGATACGGGTGCATCCTTCCCTACTCCAGTGAGGACGGCGGACCCCAGGACCAACTCAGAAA TGCCATCTCCTCCATCCTGGGCACCTGGCTGGACCAGTACTCGGAGGACTTCTGTCAGCCCCCCGACTTTCCCTGCCTCAGGCAGCTGGTGGCCTACGTGCAGCTCAACATGCCCGGCTCCGACCTGGAGCGCCGGGCCCACCTCCTCTTGGCCCAGCTGGAGCATGCGGACCTCGGCGAGGCAGAGCCAGAGG CTCTGTCCCCAGCTCCAGTTCCAGCTCTGAAACCAGCTGCTGAGCCAGAGCCCGCCCTAGGCCCAGACCTCGAGCCAGCCCCGGCACGGGCCCCGGAGCCAGCCCCGACGCCAGCTCCGACGCCGCCTCCAGAGCTCGAGCCGGCTCTCTCGCAAGCTCTAGAGCTCGAGCCAGCTGCAGCCCCAGAGCCCCCCTGGCCTTTGCCCGTGGCCGCAGAGaacgggctgggggaggggaaaccCCACCTCCTGGCGTTCCCTCCTGACCTGGTGGCGGAGCAGTTCACGCTGATGGACGCG gAGCTGTTCAAGAAGGTGGTCCCCTACCACTGCCTGGGCTCCATCTGGTCCCAGCGGGACAAGAAGGGCAAGGAGCACCTGGCCCCCACCGTCCGTGCCACCGTCACCCAGTTCAACAGCGTGGCCAACTGTGTCATCACCACCTGCCTCGGGGACCGGAGCGTGTCGGCGCGCCACCGGGCCAGGGTGGTGGAGCACTGGATCGAGGTGGCCAGG GAGTGCCGGGTCCTCAAGAACTTCTCCTCCCTCCACGCCATCCTCTCTGCCCTGCAGAGCAACTCCATCCACCGGCTGAAGAAGACGTGGGAGGAGGTCTCCAG ggacaGCCTCCGCGTCTTTCAGAAGCTGTCGGAGATTTTCTCAGACGAGAACAACTACTCCCTAAGCAGAGAGCTGCTCATCAAG GAGGGGACCTCCAAATTTGCCACCCTGGAGATGAATCCCAAGCGAGCCCAGAGGCGCCCGAAAGAGGCG GGTGTCATCCAGGGCACCGTTCCCTACTTGGGCACGTTCCTCACGGACCTAGTGATGCTGGACACTGCCATGAAGGACTATCTGTAT GGGAGACTGATCAACTTcgagaagaggaggaag GAATTCGAAGTGATCGCCCAGATCAAGCTGCTCCAGTCGGCCTGCAACAATTACAGCATCACACCCGAAGAGCACTTCGGGGCCTGGTTCCGGGCCATGGAGCGGCTCAGCGAGGCGGAGAG CTACACATTGTCATGCGAGCTGGAGCCCCCCTCCGAGTCGGCCAGCAACACCCTCAAGGTCAAGAAGAACACGGCCATCGTCAAGCGCTGGAGCGA CCGCCAGGCCCCCAGCGCGGAGCTCAGTACCAGCGGCAGCTGCCACTCCAAGTCCTGTGATCAACTCAGGTGCGGCCCCTACCTCAGCAGCGGGGACATTGCTGACGCACTCAGCGTCCACTCGGCTGGCTCCTCCAGCTCCGACGTGGAGGAGATCAACATGAGCTTCGTCCCAGAGTCCCCCGACGgccaggagaagaag TTCTGGGAGTCGGCCTCCCAGTCGTCCCCGGAGACCTCCGGCATCAGCTCGGCCTCCAGCAGCACGTCCTCCTCCTCAGCCTCCACCACGCCCGTGGCCAGCACGCGTACCCACAAGCGCTCCGTGTCCGGGGTCTGCAGCTACGGCTCCTCACTGCCCCTCTACAACCAGCAGGTGGGCGACTCCTGCATCATCCGGGTGAGCCTGGACGTGGACAACGGCAACATGTACAAGAGCATCCTG GTGACCAGCCAAGACAAGGCTCCGGCTGTAATCCGCAAGGCCATGGACAAACACAACCTGGATGAGGACGAACCCGAGGACTATGAGCTGGTGCAGGTTATTTCAGATGATCGGA AGCTGAAGATCCCTGACAACGCCAACGTGTTCTACGCCATGAACTCTACCGCCAACTATGACTTTGTCCTAAAGAAACGGACCTTCACCAAGGGGACAAAGGTCAGGCATGGAGCCAGCTCGACCCTCCCCCGCATGAAGCAGAAGGGACTCAAGATTGCCAAGGGCATCTTCCCTTAG
- the RALGDS gene encoding ral guanine nucleotide dissociation stimulator isoform X6: MVQRMWAEAAGPAGGAESLFPGSRRSRSVWDAVRLEVGGPDSCPVVLHSFTQLDPDLPRLESSTQEIGEELVNGVIYSISLRKVQVHHGANKGQRWLGCENESALNLYETCKVRTVKAGTLEKLVEHLVPAFQGSDLSYVTIFLCTYRAFTTTQQVLDLLFKSRYGRCDALTASSRYGCILPYSSEDGGPQDQLRNAISSILGTWLDQYSEDFCQPPDFPCLRQLVAYVQLNMPGSDLERRAHLLLAQLEHADLGEAEPEALSPAPVPALKPAAEPEPALGPDLEPAPARAPEPAPTPAPTPPPELEPALSQALELEPAAAPEPPWPLPVAAENGLGEGKPHLLAFPPDLVAEQFTLMDAELFKKVVPYHCLGSIWSQRDKKGKEHLAPTVRATVTQFNSVANCVITTCLGDRSVSARHRARVVEHWIEVARECRVLKNFSSLHAILSALQSNSIHRLKKTWEEVSRDSLRVFQKLSEIFSDENNYSLSRELLIKEGTSKFATLEMNPKRAQRRPKEAGVIQGTVPYLGTFLTDLVMLDTAMKDYLYGRLINFEKRRKEFEVIAQIKLLQSACNNYSITPEEHFGAWFRAMERLSEAESYTLSCELEPPSESASNTLKVKKNTAIVKRWSDRQAPSAELSTSGSCHSKSCDQLRCGPYLSSGDIADALSVHSAGSSSSDVEEINMSFVPESPDGQEKKQVGDSCIIRVSLDVDNGNMYKSILVTSQDKAPAVIRKAMDKHNLDEDEPEDYELVQVISDDRKLKIPDNANVFYAMNSTANYDFVLKKRTFTKGTKVRHGASSTLPRMKQKGLKIAKGIFP; this comes from the exons ATGGTGCAGCGCATGTGGGCCGAGGCGGCCGGGCCTGCGGGCGGCGCCGAGTCGCTGTTTCCGGGCTCCCGGCGGAGCCGCAGCGTGTGGGACGCCGTGCGCCTGGAGGTGGGCGGCCCCGACAGCTGCCCGGTGGTGCTTCACAGCTTCACGCAGCTCGACCCCGACCTGCCGCGCCTGGAG AGCTCCACACAGGAGATCGGCGAGGAGCTGGTCAACGGGGTCATCTACTCCATTTCCCTGCGGAAGGTCCAAGTGCACCACGGCGCCAACAAGGGCCAGCGCTGGCTCGGG TGTGAAAACGAGTCGGCCCTGAACCTGTACGAGACCTGCAAGGTGCGGACCGTGAAGGCGGGCACGCTGGAGAAGCTGGTGGAGCACCTGGTGCCCGCCTTCCAGGGCAGCGACCTCTCCTACGTCACCATCTTCTTGTGCACCTACCGAGCGTTCACCACCACCCAGCAGGTCCTGGACCTGCTGTTCAAGAG CAGGTACGGTAGATGTGACGCCCTCACGGCCTCCTCTAGATACGGGTGCATCCTTCCCTACTCCAGTGAGGACGGCGGACCCCAGGACCAACTCAGAAA TGCCATCTCCTCCATCCTGGGCACCTGGCTGGACCAGTACTCGGAGGACTTCTGTCAGCCCCCCGACTTTCCCTGCCTCAGGCAGCTGGTGGCCTACGTGCAGCTCAACATGCCCGGCTCCGACCTGGAGCGCCGGGCCCACCTCCTCTTGGCCCAGCTGGAGCATGCGGACCTCGGCGAGGCAGAGCCAGAGG CTCTGTCCCCAGCTCCAGTTCCAGCTCTGAAACCAGCTGCTGAGCCAGAGCCCGCCCTAGGCCCAGACCTCGAGCCAGCCCCGGCACGGGCCCCGGAGCCAGCCCCGACGCCAGCTCCGACGCCGCCTCCAGAGCTCGAGCCGGCTCTCTCGCAAGCTCTAGAGCTCGAGCCAGCTGCAGCCCCAGAGCCCCCCTGGCCTTTGCCCGTGGCCGCAGAGaacgggctgggggaggggaaaccCCACCTCCTGGCGTTCCCTCCTGACCTGGTGGCGGAGCAGTTCACGCTGATGGACGCG gAGCTGTTCAAGAAGGTGGTCCCCTACCACTGCCTGGGCTCCATCTGGTCCCAGCGGGACAAGAAGGGCAAGGAGCACCTGGCCCCCACCGTCCGTGCCACCGTCACCCAGTTCAACAGCGTGGCCAACTGTGTCATCACCACCTGCCTCGGGGACCGGAGCGTGTCGGCGCGCCACCGGGCCAGGGTGGTGGAGCACTGGATCGAGGTGGCCAGG GAGTGCCGGGTCCTCAAGAACTTCTCCTCCCTCCACGCCATCCTCTCTGCCCTGCAGAGCAACTCCATCCACCGGCTGAAGAAGACGTGGGAGGAGGTCTCCAG ggacaGCCTCCGCGTCTTTCAGAAGCTGTCGGAGATTTTCTCAGACGAGAACAACTACTCCCTAAGCAGAGAGCTGCTCATCAAG GAGGGGACCTCCAAATTTGCCACCCTGGAGATGAATCCCAAGCGAGCCCAGAGGCGCCCGAAAGAGGCG GGTGTCATCCAGGGCACCGTTCCCTACTTGGGCACGTTCCTCACGGACCTAGTGATGCTGGACACTGCCATGAAGGACTATCTGTAT GGGAGACTGATCAACTTcgagaagaggaggaag GAATTCGAAGTGATCGCCCAGATCAAGCTGCTCCAGTCGGCCTGCAACAATTACAGCATCACACCCGAAGAGCACTTCGGGGCCTGGTTCCGGGCCATGGAGCGGCTCAGCGAGGCGGAGAG CTACACATTGTCATGCGAGCTGGAGCCCCCCTCCGAGTCGGCCAGCAACACCCTCAAGGTCAAGAAGAACACGGCCATCGTCAAGCGCTGGAGCGA CCGCCAGGCCCCCAGCGCGGAGCTCAGTACCAGCGGCAGCTGCCACTCCAAGTCCTGTGATCAACTCAGGTGCGGCCCCTACCTCAGCAGCGGGGACATTGCTGACGCACTCAGCGTCCACTCGGCTGGCTCCTCCAGCTCCGACGTGGAGGAGATCAACATGAGCTTCGTCCCAGAGTCCCCCGACGgccaggagaagaag CAGGTGGGCGACTCCTGCATCATCCGGGTGAGCCTGGACGTGGACAACGGCAACATGTACAAGAGCATCCTG GTGACCAGCCAAGACAAGGCTCCGGCTGTAATCCGCAAGGCCATGGACAAACACAACCTGGATGAGGACGAACCCGAGGACTATGAGCTGGTGCAGGTTATTTCAGATGATCGGA AGCTGAAGATCCCTGACAACGCCAACGTGTTCTACGCCATGAACTCTACCGCCAACTATGACTTTGTCCTAAAGAAACGGACCTTCACCAAGGGGACAAAGGTCAGGCATGGAGCCAGCTCGACCCTCCCCCGCATGAAGCAGAAGGGACTCAAGATTGCCAAGGGCATCTTCCCTTAG
- the RALGDS gene encoding ral guanine nucleotide dissociation stimulator isoform X7: MVQRMWAEAAGPAGGAESLFPGSRRSRSVWDAVRLEVGGPDSCPVVLHSFTQLDPDLPRLESSTQEIGEELVNGVIYSISLRKVQVHHGANKGQRWLGCENESALNLYETCKVRTVKAGTLEKLVEHLVPAFQGSDLSYVTIFLCTYRAFTTTQQVLDLLFKSRYGRCDALTASSRYGCILPYSSEDGGPQDQLRNAISSILGTWLDQYSEDFCQPPDFPCLRQLVAYVQLNMPGSDLERRAHLLLAQLEHADLGEAEPEALSPAPVPALKPAAEPEPALGPDLEPAPARAPEPAPTPAPTPPPELEPALSQALELEPAAAPEPPWPLPVAAENGLGEGKPHLLAFPPDLVAEQFTLMDAELFKKVVPYHCLGSIWSQRDKKGKEHLAPTVRATVTQFNSVANCVITTCLGDRSVSARHRARVVEHWIEVARECRVLKNFSSLHAILSALQSNSIHRLKKTWEEVSRDSLRVFQKLSEIFSDENNYSLSRELLIKEGTSKFATLEMNPKRAQRRPKEAGVIQGTVPYLGTFLTDLVMLDTAMKDYLYGRLINFEKRRKEFEVIAQIKLLQSACNNYSITPEEHFGAWFRAMERLSEAESYTLSCELEPPSESASNTLKVKKNTAIVKRWSDRQAPSAELSTSGSCHSKSCDQLRCGPYLSSGDIADALSVHSAGSSSSDVEEINMSFVPESPDGQEKKVGDSCIIRVSLDVDNGNMYKSILVTSQDKAPAVIRKAMDKHNLDEDEPEDYELVQVISDDRKLKIPDNANVFYAMNSTANYDFVLKKRTFTKGTKVRHGASSTLPRMKQKGLKIAKGIFP, from the exons ATGGTGCAGCGCATGTGGGCCGAGGCGGCCGGGCCTGCGGGCGGCGCCGAGTCGCTGTTTCCGGGCTCCCGGCGGAGCCGCAGCGTGTGGGACGCCGTGCGCCTGGAGGTGGGCGGCCCCGACAGCTGCCCGGTGGTGCTTCACAGCTTCACGCAGCTCGACCCCGACCTGCCGCGCCTGGAG AGCTCCACACAGGAGATCGGCGAGGAGCTGGTCAACGGGGTCATCTACTCCATTTCCCTGCGGAAGGTCCAAGTGCACCACGGCGCCAACAAGGGCCAGCGCTGGCTCGGG TGTGAAAACGAGTCGGCCCTGAACCTGTACGAGACCTGCAAGGTGCGGACCGTGAAGGCGGGCACGCTGGAGAAGCTGGTGGAGCACCTGGTGCCCGCCTTCCAGGGCAGCGACCTCTCCTACGTCACCATCTTCTTGTGCACCTACCGAGCGTTCACCACCACCCAGCAGGTCCTGGACCTGCTGTTCAAGAG CAGGTACGGTAGATGTGACGCCCTCACGGCCTCCTCTAGATACGGGTGCATCCTTCCCTACTCCAGTGAGGACGGCGGACCCCAGGACCAACTCAGAAA TGCCATCTCCTCCATCCTGGGCACCTGGCTGGACCAGTACTCGGAGGACTTCTGTCAGCCCCCCGACTTTCCCTGCCTCAGGCAGCTGGTGGCCTACGTGCAGCTCAACATGCCCGGCTCCGACCTGGAGCGCCGGGCCCACCTCCTCTTGGCCCAGCTGGAGCATGCGGACCTCGGCGAGGCAGAGCCAGAGG CTCTGTCCCCAGCTCCAGTTCCAGCTCTGAAACCAGCTGCTGAGCCAGAGCCCGCCCTAGGCCCAGACCTCGAGCCAGCCCCGGCACGGGCCCCGGAGCCAGCCCCGACGCCAGCTCCGACGCCGCCTCCAGAGCTCGAGCCGGCTCTCTCGCAAGCTCTAGAGCTCGAGCCAGCTGCAGCCCCAGAGCCCCCCTGGCCTTTGCCCGTGGCCGCAGAGaacgggctgggggaggggaaaccCCACCTCCTGGCGTTCCCTCCTGACCTGGTGGCGGAGCAGTTCACGCTGATGGACGCG gAGCTGTTCAAGAAGGTGGTCCCCTACCACTGCCTGGGCTCCATCTGGTCCCAGCGGGACAAGAAGGGCAAGGAGCACCTGGCCCCCACCGTCCGTGCCACCGTCACCCAGTTCAACAGCGTGGCCAACTGTGTCATCACCACCTGCCTCGGGGACCGGAGCGTGTCGGCGCGCCACCGGGCCAGGGTGGTGGAGCACTGGATCGAGGTGGCCAGG GAGTGCCGGGTCCTCAAGAACTTCTCCTCCCTCCACGCCATCCTCTCTGCCCTGCAGAGCAACTCCATCCACCGGCTGAAGAAGACGTGGGAGGAGGTCTCCAG ggacaGCCTCCGCGTCTTTCAGAAGCTGTCGGAGATTTTCTCAGACGAGAACAACTACTCCCTAAGCAGAGAGCTGCTCATCAAG GAGGGGACCTCCAAATTTGCCACCCTGGAGATGAATCCCAAGCGAGCCCAGAGGCGCCCGAAAGAGGCG GGTGTCATCCAGGGCACCGTTCCCTACTTGGGCACGTTCCTCACGGACCTAGTGATGCTGGACACTGCCATGAAGGACTATCTGTAT GGGAGACTGATCAACTTcgagaagaggaggaag GAATTCGAAGTGATCGCCCAGATCAAGCTGCTCCAGTCGGCCTGCAACAATTACAGCATCACACCCGAAGAGCACTTCGGGGCCTGGTTCCGGGCCATGGAGCGGCTCAGCGAGGCGGAGAG CTACACATTGTCATGCGAGCTGGAGCCCCCCTCCGAGTCGGCCAGCAACACCCTCAAGGTCAAGAAGAACACGGCCATCGTCAAGCGCTGGAGCGA CCGCCAGGCCCCCAGCGCGGAGCTCAGTACCAGCGGCAGCTGCCACTCCAAGTCCTGTGATCAACTCAGGTGCGGCCCCTACCTCAGCAGCGGGGACATTGCTGACGCACTCAGCGTCCACTCGGCTGGCTCCTCCAGCTCCGACGTGGAGGAGATCAACATGAGCTTCGTCCCAGAGTCCCCCGACGgccaggagaagaag GTGGGCGACTCCTGCATCATCCGGGTGAGCCTGGACGTGGACAACGGCAACATGTACAAGAGCATCCTG GTGACCAGCCAAGACAAGGCTCCGGCTGTAATCCGCAAGGCCATGGACAAACACAACCTGGATGAGGACGAACCCGAGGACTATGAGCTGGTGCAGGTTATTTCAGATGATCGGA AGCTGAAGATCCCTGACAACGCCAACGTGTTCTACGCCATGAACTCTACCGCCAACTATGACTTTGTCCTAAAGAAACGGACCTTCACCAAGGGGACAAAGGTCAGGCATGGAGCCAGCTCGACCCTCCCCCGCATGAAGCAGAAGGGACTCAAGATTGCCAAGGGCATCTTCCCTTAG